The Reinekea forsetii genome contains the following window.
CTTGGCTTTGACCACGACCAACGCAACTTTGCCCCTGCCGTGGAGATGTTAGTGGCCCTGGGTTTGAAGCGCATCCGATTGCTGTCGAACAATCCGCATAAGGCCGATGAGTTGTTGGCCGCGGGGATCGAAATCAGCGAACGAGTGGATACCGGTGTCTATGTCAATCAACATAACGCCGGTTATCTAAAAGCCAAGGTCGATCAGCAGGCGCATCGAATCAAGCTGCCGATATCGGCAAAGTCTGTGGATAGCCAGTAGGATAACCATAGTATATATATTGAATAAGCTGTGGATGACTGTGGATAAGTTCGATACATCACAATGGCAGGTACTCTATGCAATACCTTGAAGAATTCCTTTCCACGCCCGATGGGCATGATATTCCGATTCGCCTTTGGCGCCCCCGAAGCACCCGTCATATATTGATCATTGCCCACGGCATGGCGGAGTATTGTGAACGCTATGCGCCCTTGGCCGAATGGCTGACCGAGTCGGATATAGCCGTAATAGCGCTAAACCATCGGGGCCATGGCATGGATTGCGACGACGCTAAACTCGGCTATTTTGCCGATCATCGAGGCTGGACACGGGTAGTTGATGATTTGCATCAAGCGGTTTGTTTTGCCAAGGCGCAGATCCCCGATTGTCCTATTACCCTGCTCGGACACAGCATGGGATCCTTTATCGGCCAAAGTTATCTACAGGCCTATGGCGATTCGGTGAGCCAGGTTATTTTTAGTGCAAGTAATCGAGTCGACCGTCCCAAGCTGCTGATCTCCCAGGCATTGATCGCTGTGATCGCAGCGCTGAAGGGCCGTCGTGCAACCAGTGGTCTAGTCGACTTCCTCAGCTTTGGTCAGTTCAATCGCCCGTTTCGACCCAATCGCACCGCGAGCGATTGGCTCAGTCGGGACGCCGAGCAGGTTGATGCCTATATCGATGATCCCTATTGCGGCTTTTCCTGTTCTCTGGGGCTATGGCAGGATTTTATCGGCGGCATGCTCACGCTGCAACCGGCGGGCTGGCCGAGCACGGTACCGATTCACCTATTGTCGGGCGGTGCTGACCCCGTTGGTGAGTTCGGTCGAGGCATTGAGCGCTTCGCCGGCCAACTGCGCCGCGCTGAGCGGCGGTTGGTGAGCTATA
Protein-coding sequences here:
- a CDS encoding alpha/beta fold hydrolase, producing MQYLEEFLSTPDGHDIPIRLWRPRSTRHILIIAHGMAEYCERYAPLAEWLTESDIAVIALNHRGHGMDCDDAKLGYFADHRGWTRVVDDLHQAVCFAKAQIPDCPITLLGHSMGSFIGQSYLQAYGDSVSQVIFSASNRVDRPKLLISQALIAVIAALKGRRATSGLVDFLSFGQFNRPFRPNRTASDWLSRDAEQVDAYIDDPYCGFSCSLGLWQDFIGGMLTLQPAGWPSTVPIHLLSGGADPVGEFGRGIERFAGQLRRAERRLVSYKLYPEARHEIINETNADEVWEDIRALVLHGRLSDAPEHSN